A genomic region of Chryseobacterium sp. KACC 21268 contains the following coding sequences:
- a CDS encoding cupin domain-containing protein, with translation MKKANALILGLIGVLICSCQESKVESSEIANSEKSEMIFEKGDKVPNDKFVGNVYQAILSDEGTRVSNVTFEPKGRTNWHNHPGGQTLLVTEGVGYHQEEGKPVQVIKKGDVIKIGKNVKHWHGGTADQAMTHIAVSIDHEKNPSQWFEPVSEEEYAIK, from the coding sequence ATGAAGAAAGCAAACGCATTAATTTTAGGATTAATAGGAGTTTTAATATGTTCTTGTCAGGAAAGCAAAGTCGAAAGTTCTGAGATTGCAAATTCTGAAAAGTCAGAAATGATTTTCGAAAAAGGCGACAAAGTTCCGAATGACAAATTTGTAGGCAATGTCTATCAAGCGATTTTAAGTGATGAAGGAACTCGCGTCAGCAACGTCACTTTCGAGCCGAAAGGTCGCACTAATTGGCACAATCATCCTGGCGGACAAACGCTTTTGGTGACCGAGGGCGTAGGTTATCATCAGGAAGAAGGGAAACCTGTCCAAGTCATCAAAAAAGGCGATGTCATCAAAATCGGAAAGAACGTAAAACACTGGCACGGCGGAACTGCAGACCAAGCGATGACGCACATCGCAGTAAGCATCGACCACGAGAAAAATCCGTCGCAGTGGTTTGAACCTGTGAGTGAGGAAGAGTATGCAATCAAATAA
- a CDS encoding LuxR C-terminal-related transcriptional regulator — translation MKNYQLKFADLVQSIDAVFNQIEMCHILEMDNFINPTSTSFFNGFDWYITLHDLQKLKPIFINDKMKNYYGFEKNTFQDIDYFYYFTTIHPSSYHTLLDSVVHFKKGGEGYLMLEYKLKNNVGKFEQFLGVTKSIFIDEKPAFALSLLKKKEDTKRENTQNNLTKRELEIILLICKGKKQNEIANQLFISLETTKVHIRNIYRKLEINSSQELMILYKDYLE, via the coding sequence ATGAAAAATTACCAACTCAAATTTGCTGATCTTGTGCAATCGATCGATGCTGTTTTCAATCAGATCGAAATGTGCCATATTTTGGAAATGGATAACTTCATCAATCCTACTTCTACCAGCTTCTTCAATGGATTTGATTGGTACATCACGCTTCACGACCTGCAGAAATTAAAACCGATTTTCATCAATGATAAGATGAAAAACTACTACGGTTTTGAGAAGAATACGTTTCAGGATATCGATTATTTTTACTATTTCACCACCATACATCCTTCTTCCTATCATACACTTTTGGATTCTGTGGTCCATTTCAAAAAAGGTGGAGAAGGCTACCTGATGCTGGAGTACAAACTGAAAAATAATGTAGGCAAGTTTGAGCAGTTCCTGGGTGTCACCAAAAGTATTTTTATTGATGAGAAGCCAGCTTTTGCATTGTCGTTGCTCAAAAAAAAGGAAGACACAAAGCGAGAGAATACCCAAAATAATCTGACAAAGAGAGAGCTGGAAATTATTCTGTTGATCTGCAAAGGCAAAAAGCAAAACGAGATCGCCAACCAGCTGTTCATTTCTTTGGAAACGACCAAGGTGCATATCAGGAATATCTACAGAAAATTGGAAATCAACAGCAGTCAGGAATTAATGATTTTGTACAAAGATTATTTGGAATAA
- a CDS encoding nucleoid-associated protein — MFSKITVHRVGNKINGESLTLSQQELQLDEDMTELLGNYFINAFKSEEQFQFYSDSYLVNNPVYSSVSEIFEDKAKFQWESENIAKHLYEAAENPRVQAGELFVVYFEGEVFESADGKSEKTDSIGIFKTEKREGFLKINPQDESFEIERDFGISLSKIDKAALIYNSEKESGYVLSVIDNNKNGDIYYWFEDFLKVKQRDNEYFHTQETLSVYKDFITQKLPEEFEVSKADQADFLNKSINFFKEKEEFKYDDFVKEVLQDDTVIESFSNFKSDYENDMQISISEDFPINNQAVKKQQRHFKSIIKLDKNFHIYIHGDRDKLETGQDDKGKYYRLYFEEEK, encoded by the coding sequence ATGTTTTCAAAAATCACAGTTCACAGAGTCGGGAATAAAATCAATGGAGAATCTTTAACGCTTTCTCAGCAGGAGCTTCAGCTGGATGAGGATATGACAGAATTGCTGGGGAATTACTTCATCAATGCTTTCAAATCTGAAGAACAGTTCCAGTTTTATAGCGATTCATACTTGGTTAATAATCCGGTTTATAGTTCTGTGTCAGAGATTTTCGAAGACAAAGCGAAATTCCAGTGGGAATCTGAAAACATTGCCAAACATCTTTACGAAGCAGCGGAAAATCCGAGAGTTCAGGCGGGCGAGTTGTTTGTGGTTTATTTTGAAGGCGAAGTTTTCGAATCCGCAGATGGAAAAAGTGAAAAGACAGATTCTATCGGAATTTTCAAGACTGAAAAAAGAGAAGGTTTCCTGAAAATCAATCCTCAGGACGAATCTTTTGAAATCGAAAGAGACTTCGGAATCAGCCTGTCAAAAATCGATAAAGCGGCTTTGATTTATAACAGCGAAAAAGAAAGTGGCTACGTTCTGTCCGTCATAGACAACAACAAAAACGGTGACATCTACTATTGGTTCGAAGATTTCTTGAAAGTGAAACAGCGCGACAACGAGTACTTCCACACGCAGGAAACTTTGTCCGTTTACAAAGATTTCATCACGCAGAAATTGCCTGAGGAATTTGAGGTTTCGAAAGCAGACCAAGCGGATTTTTTGAATAAGTCCATCAATTTCTTCAAAGAAAAAGAAGAGTTCAAATATGATGATTTTGTGAAGGAAGTGTTGCAGGATGACACAGTGATAGAAAGTTTTTCCAACTTCAAATCCGATTATGAGAACGATATGCAAATTTCGATTTCAGAAGATTTTCCAATTAACAATCAGGCGGTTAAGAAGCAGCAAAGACATTTCAAATCCATCATCAAGCTCGATAAAAATTTCCACATCTACATCCACGGCGACCGCGACAAATTGGAAACCGGACAAGACGACAAAGGGAAATATTACAGATTGTATTTTGAAGAGGAAAAATAA
- a CDS encoding TonB-dependent receptor, whose amino-acid sequence MKNIINLMLVFFGLALVSAQSHSVEGTVQDFHDKTMLENAIVKIGAFTAKTDKKGKFSFRDIPAGSYQLVAKHPLCDDYTENVKVDRDVHLAITLEHHIDEIETVTIHVDHKTKGSVIMRTLDKTELERNSTENLGNLLSRIAGVTALKTGNNISKPVIRGLYGSRISILNNGVKMAEQEWGVEHAPNVDVNDFEHVDLVKGASALKYGNEGVGGVVVLEPAILPKKDTVMGSVRLSGISNGRGGELGANVAKVWENQWFVKAGGSYKKTGDQYIPHHTLQNTGMEFNSFNFSFGKHSFLQGFDVSYSGINQEFGIYRGAHLASPEDFYNAVNFGQPFYLDNFTYDIDNPKQEVAHHIAKLSAYRRFADFGKLTFQYSFQLNRRKEYDIRRGELSNIPSMDLRLITHSASLVHLIERSDWSLESGISGTFQDNFPNPATKARRLIPDYYRYDAGAFSVFKYRFNSKLNAEAAVRYDFSRYDAYKYYDSDKWNANYADIFPEFFVNESGSRILTRPILDYHNFSANVGLDYKPIQNFEVKLNLSRADRTPNAAELFSDGLHHSAAVMEEGNLNIKKETVYNVNLSLAGHFDVLKGLHIEANPYVMMSDNFVNQIPTSVLNTNRGVFPVWTYQQIKARIYGVDADAELSILHNLKWKSGFSILRGDDLSNNEPLILMMPAKLRNSIELNLYKPKNFYVSLENENTFKQNRFPIRNLPVTFIKDGVERNEIVDFSSTPASFTLFHASVGADLFKNLNFNFRINNIFNTEYREYLNRLRYYMFEPGRNFVVTLKYNF is encoded by the coding sequence ATGAAAAACATTATAAATCTGATGTTGGTCTTTTTCGGGCTAGCATTGGTATCTGCGCAGAGCCATTCCGTAGAAGGGACGGTTCAGGATTTTCACGACAAGACAATGCTGGAAAATGCCATTGTCAAAATCGGAGCATTCACGGCGAAAACAGATAAAAAAGGAAAATTTTCTTTTCGAGACATTCCCGCAGGTTCATATCAGCTCGTTGCAAAGCATCCTCTCTGCGATGATTATACTGAAAATGTAAAAGTCGACAGAGATGTGCATTTGGCGATCACGCTGGAACATCACATCGATGAGATTGAAACCGTGACCATCCACGTCGACCACAAGACCAAAGGTTCTGTGATTATGAGAACGCTCGACAAAACGGAACTCGAGAGAAATTCCACAGAAAATCTTGGAAATCTTCTTTCTCGAATTGCCGGCGTAACAGCTTTAAAAACAGGGAATAATATTTCAAAACCCGTCATCCGTGGTTTATATGGTAGCCGAATCTCTATCTTGAACAACGGCGTGAAAATGGCCGAGCAGGAATGGGGCGTAGAACACGCACCAAATGTGGATGTCAACGATTTCGAACACGTTGACTTGGTGAAAGGCGCTTCCGCTTTGAAGTATGGGAACGAAGGCGTCGGCGGTGTCGTCGTCCTAGAACCAGCCATTTTACCAAAGAAAGATACAGTGATGGGAAGTGTACGACTTTCTGGCATTTCCAACGGTAGAGGAGGCGAGCTTGGTGCGAACGTCGCGAAAGTTTGGGAAAACCAATGGTTTGTAAAAGCTGGCGGAAGTTATAAGAAAACCGGCGACCAGTACATCCCTCATCACACGTTGCAGAATACGGGAATGGAATTCAATTCCTTCAATTTTTCTTTTGGAAAACATAGTTTTTTGCAAGGTTTTGATGTGTCGTACAGTGGCATCAATCAGGAATTTGGAATTTACAGAGGTGCGCATTTGGCGAGTCCGGAGGATTTTTACAATGCGGTCAACTTTGGACAGCCTTTTTATCTTGACAATTTCACGTATGATATTGATAATCCAAAACAGGAAGTCGCGCATCACATTGCAAAACTTTCGGCGTACAGACGTTTTGCGGATTTTGGTAAACTGACTTTTCAATACAGTTTTCAATTGAACCGCAGAAAAGAGTACGATATCAGACGAGGCGAGTTGAGCAATATTCCATCAATGGATTTGAGGTTGATCACCCATTCTGCCAGTTTGGTACATTTGATCGAGCGTTCGGATTGGAGTTTAGAAAGCGGAATCTCAGGAACTTTCCAAGATAATTTTCCAAATCCAGCAACCAAAGCGAGACGTTTGATTCCTGATTATTATCGATATGATGCGGGCGCGTTTTCGGTTTTCAAATATCGATTCAATTCGAAGTTGAATGCAGAAGCGGCGGTTCGATATGACTTCAGCAGATATGACGCTTATAAATATTATGATTCGGATAAATGGAATGCCAATTACGCAGACATTTTTCCAGAGTTTTTTGTGAATGAATCTGGAAGTAGGATTTTGACAAGACCAATTCTGGATTATCATAATTTCTCAGCGAATGTCGGGTTGGATTATAAACCAATTCAGAATTTTGAAGTGAAGTTAAATCTCTCCAGAGCAGACAGAACGCCAAATGCGGCGGAATTGTTTTCTGACGGATTGCACCACTCAGCAGCTGTGATGGAAGAGGGAAACCTTAATATCAAAAAAGAAACGGTTTATAATGTGAATCTTTCCTTGGCAGGTCATTTCGATGTGTTGAAAGGCCTTCATATCGAGGCAAATCCTTATGTGATGATGTCTGATAATTTCGTCAACCAGATTCCAACAAGTGTTCTGAATACAAATCGAGGTGTTTTTCCGGTTTGGACCTATCAGCAGATCAAAGCGAGAATCTATGGTGTGGATGCAGATGCGGAACTTTCGATTTTGCATAATTTGAAATGGAAATCGGGATTCAGTATTTTGAGAGGTGACGATCTTTCGAATAATGAACCTTTGATTTTGATGATGCCAGCAAAACTTCGAAATTCAATTGAACTTAATCTTTACAAACCCAAAAATTTCTACGTCAGTCTTGAGAACGAAAATACCTTCAAACAAAATCGTTTTCCAATCAGAAATCTTCCGGTGACTTTCATCAAAGACGGTGTTGAAAGAAATGAGATTGTCGATTTCAGTTCTACGCCGGCTTCGTTTACATTATTTCACGCTTCTGTTGGAGCAGACTTATTCAAAAATCTGAATTTTAATTTCAGGATCAACAACATTTTTAACACAGAGTACAGAGAATATTTGAACAGACTCAGATATTATATGTTCGAACCAGGAAGAAATTTCGTGGTGACTCTCAAATACAATTTTTAA